The window GTCTGGCATTTATTACCGGCCTATGCCCGAAAACGTGGTGAACTTGGCGTGGAAGCGGCTAATCGCGGTACAGCTCCTGAAGACACCGTATTAAGGGTCAGCGCAGATGACGCGTTATCTTCGGCGTCTGGACCACGAAGTTGGCCGCAAACGAGCCAGCAGGCTCATGCCAAAGATGGCGTCGCGGGCAATCTACCAGAAGCCCCGCACAACAGTGCCGCATCTTGAGCACCGGAAATATCCCTATCTGCTGCGGGATCTGACGATCAACCGGCCCAACCAGACCTGGCGTTCTGATAGTACCTACACCTCCAGGAGAAGAGGCTTCCTCTACCTCATGGCGATCATGGGTTAGGCGACGCGCCGAGTTCCGCATCGAGGCGCTCCAAGAAGCACCGACGCGCTACGGTTCACCTGATATTTTCAATGCCAACCACGGTTCGCAATTCACGACGGCCCATTTCACCGAAGTATTGGAGGAAAGTTAGATCCGCATCAGCATGGACGGCCGAGGCCTGTGGCTGGACAATGTCTGCGTCGAGCGTCTATGGACGTCACTGAAATATGAGTGGGTCTACCTGCATGCATCTGAGACCGGCTCAGATCTCCGCGCGGGTCTCGCAAAGGGGATCGCCCATTATAACGGGCAGCGTCTGCATACCCCGTTGGGTGAACTTACGCCTGATGAGGCGTATCATACCGCACCAACGCCATCTGGTCTGGGGTTAACCCCCGACCAGATGGCCAGCAGCAATGCCGTCAGAATGGCGACATAACATCAATCGGGTACAGGTTATTCAACGCCCAACACTGTCCTAACAAATGGCGCTGCCTCTTAGCATCTGCAGAATCTGAACGTCAGAACCATAAAGATACTTCATCAATCCAACCCACCAAATCCCGAGACTGAACACCTCACAAGCACCTTCATTTTCCGGATACATTAACTGATCGTGCATACACGACCGCAGGATTATTTCCGCGTGCTGTAACGGGTAATAGCATGATCTCTAACATCCAGTAGATCGGCGAGACGCACCAGATCAGCAAGTGACTGTGCTGCCATTTTCTTCATTACATTAGCTCTATGAATTTTTACCGTTATCAAACTGAGACCCAAATCGCCCGCAATTTGTTTATTCATCAAGCCACTCGCGACTAACGCCATAATTTCTTTTTCACGTGGTGATAGGCTAGTGTAGAGTAGTTTTGTTTCACTAAGCTTCTTCTGTTCTCCCGCATAGCGCAATGAGGCGCTGAGTGCGTCAGACACTGCGCGGAGCATAGCCTCCTCAGTGAACGGTTTTGCCAGAAAGTCGATAGCACCAGCCTTCATTCCTTTGACGGTCATCGGAATATCGCCATGGCCAGTTATTATAATAACCGGAATGTTCGCCCCGGACTCCATGAGATACTTCTGAAAGTCGAGGCCGTCGGTGGCCCGTAATCTTACGTCCAGGACAAGACAGCAAGGACTAGGCGGAAGTTGGGATTCAAGAAATTCCGAAGGATCTCCAAAGGTTGTAACCCTGAGATCAGCAGACCGAAAGAGACTGTCGAGCGACGCCCTTATGTCCGCATCGTCGTCAATGACGAGTACATGACCATTAGCTTCTTCGGGCATGCCACCCGCGGAAGATTTAGTTTCCATGGGATGATCCTGCAGCGTTTAACATCACCGTTACGTTGGCGCCGCAAGGGACTCTGTTTTTTGCCTCAATGGTTCCCCCGTGACTTGTGATGATTTC is drawn from Komagataeibacter xylinus and contains these coding sequences:
- a CDS encoding response regulator transcription factor yields the protein METKSSAGGMPEEANGHVLVIDDDADIRASLDSLFRSADLRVTTFGDPSEFLESQLPPSPCCLVLDVRLRATDGLDFQKYLMESGANIPVIIITGHGDIPMTVKGMKAGAIDFLAKPFTEEAMLRAVSDALSASLRYAGEQKKLSETKLLYTSLSPREKEIMALVASGLMNKQIAGDLGLSLITVKIHRANVMKKMAAQSLADLVRLADLLDVRDHAITRYSTRK